The genomic stretch GAAGAAGTCGGAGCGGTAGCGGTTCAGTTCCTGCACGCGCTGCGCCAGGGCGACGTTCAGCCGCCGGCCGAGATCGGCGATCTTGGTGTTGGAATCGCGGTCGCGGGCCTCGGACACATTGAGTGCGTCTTCAAGGGCGCCGATCTGCTTGCGCAGCGCGGCGATCTGCTGGTTGAGGATCTCGACCTGGCTCAGCGCCTGCTGGCTGATCTGGCGCTGGCTGTCGAGTTCGCCCGAAAGTGCCGCGGCGCGCTGGTTGGCCTGGTCGCCGGCGCCGGCGCCTTGCGCCAGCAACTGTTCGAGCCGGCTCTTCTCTGCCTCGGCGGCCGACAGCGACGCCTGCAGATTGGCGAGCGAATCGTCCTTGTCCTGCGCCGTCGAGCGCTCCAGCGCCAGCAACTGGGTCAGTTCGTTGATCTGCGAGTTGAGACGGGCGAGCACCGTATCCTTGCCGGAAATCTCGCGGCCGAGCAGAAACTGCGCCAGCACGAAGACGGTGAGCAGGAACATGATGGCGAGCAGCAGTGTCGACAGCGCGTCGACAAAGCCCGGCCAGTAGTCGATGCGGCGATCGGTACGCCGGCCCCTGGCGAGCGCCATGTCAGTGCACCCCAGGCTTCTTCAGCGCGTCGGCGATCTTTTCCAGCGTGTTGCGCATCGCCTTCTGCTCATCGGACTGAGCCTCGACCCAGTCGCGCATGATCTGCTGCTCGGAGCGCATGTTCTTGACCAGGCCGGAAATGCCGTCGGCGAGATTGGCCATGGCGGTGGCGACGCGCGGGTTCGAGCCGCCGCCATTCTCCTGCATGCTGCGCAGCCGCTCCGACAACAGACGGATTTCGTCGGATGGTTCGCTCTTGGCCGAATCGGAGACGACAATATCGGAAGAGAGATCGGTGACCGAAGACAGCCAGTTCTCAAGCTCGGTGTAGAAGCGCGTCTGCGCGCGGCCCGCCTGCAGGTCGAGAAAGCCGAGCACGAGCGAGCCGGACAGGCCGAACAGCGAGGACGAGAAGGCGGTACCCATGCCGGCCAGCGGCGCCGACAGGCCCTGTTTCAGGGAATCGAGCACCGCCGCGGCGTCACCCGTGCCGGGGTCGAGCGATTCGATGGTCTCGCGGATCGAGCCGATCGTGTT from Mesorhizobium sp. 113-3-3 encodes the following:
- a CDS encoding MotA/TolQ/ExbB proton channel family protein; translation: MAFLRSFGMGRRSDVLIYDPHKLSSPQVFLLTMVIFLAIVAFIAAILTRQISTAFVTNPGLNGLIIGVLAVGILLAFAQVGRLFREVRWLNSFRAGSETTEPVLLAPMKAMIGRSSTMAFSTSSMRTMLDSIATRLDESRDTSRYLVGLLVFLGLLGTFWGLLNTIGSIRETIESLDPGTGDAAAVLDSLKQGLSAPLAGMGTAFSSSLFGLSGSLVLGFLDLQAGRAQTRFYTELENWLSSVTDLSSDIVVSDSAKSEPSDEIRLLSERLRSMQENGGGSNPRVATAMANLADGISGLVKNMRSEQQIMRDWVEAQSDEQKAMRNTLEKIADALKKPGVH
- a CDS encoding peptidoglycan -binding protein, whose amino-acid sequence is MALARGRRTDRRIDYWPGFVDALSTLLLAIMFLLTVFVLAQFLLGREISGKDTVLARLNSQINELTQLLALERSTAQDKDDSLANLQASLSAAEAEKSRLEQLLAQGAGAGDQANQRAAALSGELDSQRQISQQALSQVEILNQQIAALRKQIGALEDALNVSEARDRDSNTKIADLGRRLNVALAQRVQELNRYRSDFFGRLREILADRENIRIVGDRFVFQSEVLFPTGSEVINDAGKVEMKKLADAIIELQKEIPPEINWVLRVDGHTDNKPLSGTGRYRDNWELSTARSTSVVKFLIENGVPANRLVAAGFGEFQPLDPADTDEARNKNRRIELKLTER